GTTCAGCGACGAGAAGGTACGGCTGCGCAGCCAGATCTACGAACCCGATTACATCATCGTGCAGGATCCTACCCTGATCGGTGACGTCGACGTCTTCAACGGTATGAAAGCGGGTGGGATCGCTATCGTCAACACCGAGAAGTCCGACTTCGATTCCGGTGTTCCGGAGGGCGTGAAGGTCTACACCATCGATGCGACCACCATCGCGCTCGAAGAACTCGGTGTGCCCATCACCAATACAACCCTGATGGGCGCGTTCGCCGCAGCCACTGGAGAGATCGAGCTTGAACCGCTCGAGCACGCGCTGCGGAGCCGGTTCTCCGGGAGCATGGCCGACAAGAACGTCAGGGCCGCGGAACGCGCGTACAACCTGATCGGAGGTGCCGCATAATGGCGCTGCGAGTCGGCTGCGTCGCGGCTCCGGGTAGAGCGCTTGAGAACAAGACGGGTGGCTGGCGGGTCTTCAAACCGGTCTTCGATCCCGAGAACTGCACGAAATGCGGGATGTGTGCCATGGTATGTCCTGAAGGCTGCGTCCGCGAGACTGAGGAGGGCACGTTCGAGCCCGATCTCGACTACTGCAAGGGCTGCGGGATCTGCGTGGAGATCTGCCCGAAGAAAGGCATCAGGATGGAGAAGGAGGAGAAATAATGCTGGAATTTATGGAAGGATCGCATGCGGTGGCCGAGATCGTAAAGCGTTGCCGCCCGCAGGTGATCGCAGCCTATCCCATCACGCCGCAGACGCACATCGTCGAAGACCTTGCCCAGATGGTGGCGAACTGCGAGATCGATGCCGAGTACATCACGGTCGAGAGTGAGTTCTCGGCCCTTTCCGCCTGCCTCGGTGCGAGTGCGGCGGGTTCCCGGGTCTATTCGGCGACGACGTCTCAGGGTCTTGCCCTGATGTTCGAGGTCTGCTTCAACGCGGCGGGGATGCGCCAGCCGATCGTGATGACGATCGCGAACCGGTCTCTCGGCGCGCCGCTCTCGATCTGGAACGACCAGCAGGACTCGATATCGCTGCGCGACTCCGGGTGGCTGCAGTTCTACGCCGAGGACAACCAGGAGACCGCCGATCTCCATATGATCGCTTACAAGGTCTGTGAAGACCACGATATTCTCCTCCCGGCGTTTGTCTGCTTCGACGGTTTCATCCTCACGCACACCTTCGAGCCGGTCGCTCTTCCCACCCAGGAAGAGGTGGACGCCTATCTGCCGGCCTTCAACCCCTACCAGCGGCTGGACGCGGAAAACCCGTTGAGTTTTGGGATGTACGCGACGCCCGAGTACTACATGGAGTTCCGGTACGAGGTCGACCAGGCGATGCAGCGTGCCAAACAGGCATTCGTAAAAGCAGGGCGTGAGTTCGGAGAGCAGTTCGGCAGGGACTACTCCGCGCTCGTCGAAGGCTACCGCCTCGAGAACGCCGATATCGCGCTTGTCGCCATGGGCTCCATCTGCGGCACCGTAAAGGACGCCATCGACGAGATGCGCGAGAACGGCCGGAAGGTCGGGCTCTTAAAGATCCGGGCCTACCGGCCGTTCCCTGCCCGGGAGATCGCGGATGCCCTGAAGGGCGTCTCGACGGTCGCGGTGCTCGACAAGAACATCTCGCTCGGCAACGGCGGAGCGGTCGGCACTGAGGTGAAGTCGGCGCTCTATGGCTCCGGTATATCTGTATACGACTACATCATTGCCCTCGGCGGGCGCGACGTTCGGAAGAAGGACATCGCCGCGGTCGTCGATCTCGCCGAGAAAGGGAAAGGAGACATGTTCTATGGACTACGGACGGAGGTGCTCTGAATGGCTGAAGTAGAGGGAGGATGCGAACTCTTCTCGGCCGGACACCGGGCGTGCGGCGGGTGCGGTCCGGCGCTTGCGGCCCGGCTCCTCCTCAAGGCGACCGGAAAGAACGTCATCATCGCTGCCGCTACGGGGTGTATGGAGGTCTTCTCCACGCCCTACCCGGAGACGGCCTGGGGCGTCCCCTGGATCCACTCGCTCTTCGAGAATCCTGCAGCGGTTGCCTCCGGCATCGAGGCGTCGTTAAAGAGGCAGGGACGGACGGAGAAGGTCGTCTGCATCGGCGGCGACGGGTCGACGCTCGATATCGGGGTGCTCTGCATCAGCGGCGCCTTCGAGCGCGGCCACGACATCACCTACATCTGCTACGACAACGAGGCCTACATGAACACGGGCATCCAGCGGTCGGGTGCGACGCCCTACGGCGCGAGCACCACGACGAGCCCGGCCGGGTCGTGTTCGCTCGGCAATCCGCGTCCGAAGAAGGACATGCCCGCGATCCTCGCGGCTCACGGTGCGCCCTACGTCGCAACCGCCTCGATCGCCTACCCAAACGACTTCGTCCAGAAGGTCGAGCGGGCGATCAACACCCCCGGCCCCTGCTATATCCAGGTACATACACCCTGCTGCACGGGGTGGGGCTTTGAGTCCGGCGAGACGCTTAACATGGCCAAACTCGCCATCGAGACAGGTCTCTGGGTGAACTACGAGATGGTCGACGGCCGGGTCGAGAAGGCGAAGAAGGTGAGTCGGAAGCCCGTCGAGGAGTATCTCCAGAAGCAGAAGCGTTTCCGGCATCTCTTCAAGCCCGCCCGCCGGGACGACGTGATCGCGCAGATCCAGGGGATCGCCGACGCAAACGCCGAGCGGTTCGGGATCGACATCAAGCGAAAAGAATCGTCAGAATAAAGTACAGCCCGAAGAGGATCATGGCGAGTCCGCTCGCCTGCACCACTTTTTTGTAATGGGGGCCGAGAACGTTCGCTCCCCGCGAGACTGCAAAGGCAAGGAGCCCGAGCCAGACGATATCCGCGCCGATATGCCCGACGTAGAACTCGACGAACGCCGGATGGAGCGCGAGAAACCCGACGCCGAACGTGAGCCACCAGACCCACCAGTAGGGGTTGCCGAGCGTGCATGCGAGCCCGAAGGCAACCGGCGTCTTCGTCTCCCCGGCCGTGGGGACGGCCTCTCCCGCACGGAGGAACTGCATCGTGCCGAGTGCGACGAGGACGCCCGAGCCGAGAAGGGCGATGAGGTCGATATGCGGAACGTCGCGCACGCCGAAGGCTATGGCCGCGACCATGATGGCCTCGGGTATCCCGTGCCCCGCGACCAGCCCCGCGACGAATCGCCCGGGCTGCCGCCCGCCAAGACCGAGAACCGAGGCGGTCATGGGGCCGGGCGAGGCGGCCCCGGAGAACCCGATCAGGAACGATGCGGCGACGATCTCGATCATTCGCCTTCCTTCCTCCGCGAGATGAGAAGGGGAAGGATCAGGACGGCCGCGACCGCGATCCATATGGTGCCGAAGGTGGTGAGCAGGATCTCGCGCTCCGGCGTGTAGAAGCGAACTTCCACGAGATTTATCCGGTCCCAGGCGACCTCCGTGGTCCCGTTCGACCCGGTGGAGATCACGGCGCCGGGGCTGACCATGCCGATGAGCGGGTTCCTGACGTCGAAGCCCCCGGGCAGGGCGACGGTTACGGCGTGCGGCGTATCGAAGGCCGCAACAAGGTGGTTATCCCTCACGGGAGCCCGGTAGGTGATCGTGTAGTTACCCTCCGGGAAGGTGATGACGCCTCTTCCCGCATCCTGGTACTCGACCGGGCCCGAAGGATCGAGCACCTCGAGGTTCTCGACCTGGAGCGGAACCCGCTCACCGAGCATCCCCGGCGTCCAGAAGGCGTGCTCGCTCCCCGAGACGGTGATCGAGGCGTCGTAGGCGGTGCCGTCGGGGAGCACCCGGACGACGGCCTCCTGTGCCGCCGCCGGAGCGGAGATCAGGATCAGCGCAAGGCAGAGAGCAGCGAAGGCAGATCCGCGTCGATCTCGGTGGGGGGCTCGCATTGTCGTACCACTGTTTCGGGATCTTTCAAGAGATGACCGGTCACCACGCAGACGATCCGCTCATCCTTATCGATCAGGCCGAGTTCGGCAAGTTTCCGTATTCCGGCGACCGAGGCTGCCGAGGCGGGTTCGACCCCGATCCCCTCTTTCCTCGCGAGATCGCGCTGCATGGCAAGGATCTCCTCGTCGGTTACGGATGCCGCCGTCCCGCCCGTCGCGCGGATCGCGACGAGCGCCTTCTCCGCATTCACCGGGGCGCCGATCCGTATCGCGGTCGCAACCGTCTCGGGCGCGGACTCCGGCACCAGCACCTCGAGGTTCTGCTCAATCGCCTTCACCACGGGTGCGGAGCCGGCAGCCTGGATGCCGGTCATCATCGGCAGCCGGTCGATGAACCCGAGCGTTTCGAGTTCCCGGAGCCCTTTGTAGACTGCGGAGATGTTGCCCGCGTTCCCGACCGGGAGAACCATCCGGTCGGGCACCTCGCCGCCGAGCTGGTCGATCGCCTCGAACCCGATCGTCTTCTGCCCCTCCAGCCGGTAGGGGTTGACCGAGTTCAAGAGGTAGAGGCCGTGGCTGATGCAGAGCTCGTGTACCATCTCGAGCGCCCGATCAAAGTTGCCGCGGATGGAGATGACCCGGGCGCCGTGCATCAGCGCCTGGGCAATCTTCCCGAGAGCGACCTTTCCCGCGGGCAGGAGGACGACACACGGAATCCCGCCCTTTGCCGCGTAGGCGGCCAGGCTTGCGGAGGTGTTCCCGGTGCTCGCGCAGGCGACCGTCGTCATCCCG
The genomic region above belongs to Methanoculleus horonobensis and contains:
- a CDS encoding pyruvate ferredoxin oxidoreductase subunit gamma; its protein translation is MRELRIHGRGGQGSVTAAELIAYAAFEGGVFSQAFPAFGVERRGAPVQAFVRFSDEKVRLRSQIYEPDYIIVQDPTLIGDVDVFNGMKAGGIAIVNTEKSDFDSGVPEGVKVYTIDATTIALEELGVPITNTTLMGAFAAATGEIELEPLEHALRSRFSGSMADKNVRAAERAYNLIGGAA
- a CDS encoding 4Fe-4S binding protein — its product is MALRVGCVAAPGRALENKTGGWRVFKPVFDPENCTKCGMCAMVCPEGCVRETEEGTFEPDLDYCKGCGICVEICPKKGIRMEKEEK
- the porA gene encoding pyruvate synthase subunit PorA, whose translation is MLEFMEGSHAVAEIVKRCRPQVIAAYPITPQTHIVEDLAQMVANCEIDAEYITVESEFSALSACLGASAAGSRVYSATTSQGLALMFEVCFNAAGMRQPIVMTIANRSLGAPLSIWNDQQDSISLRDSGWLQFYAEDNQETADLHMIAYKVCEDHDILLPAFVCFDGFILTHTFEPVALPTQEEVDAYLPAFNPYQRLDAENPLSFGMYATPEYYMEFRYEVDQAMQRAKQAFVKAGREFGEQFGRDYSALVEGYRLENADIALVAMGSICGTVKDAIDEMRENGRKVGLLKIRAYRPFPAREIADALKGVSTVAVLDKNISLGNGGAVGTEVKSALYGSGISVYDYIIALGGRDVRKKDIAAVVDLAEKGKGDMFYGLRTEVL
- a CDS encoding thiamine pyrophosphate-dependent enzyme, which gives rise to MAEVEGGCELFSAGHRACGGCGPALAARLLLKATGKNVIIAAATGCMEVFSTPYPETAWGVPWIHSLFENPAAVASGIEASLKRQGRTEKVVCIGGDGSTLDIGVLCISGAFERGHDITYICYDNEAYMNTGIQRSGATPYGASTTTSPAGSCSLGNPRPKKDMPAILAAHGAPYVATASIAYPNDFVQKVERAINTPGPCYIQVHTPCCTGWGFESGETLNMAKLAIETGLWVNYEMVDGRVEKAKKVSRKPVEEYLQKQKRFRHLFKPARRDDVIAQIQGIADANAERFGIDIKRKESSE
- a CDS encoding LysE family translocator, which produces MIEIVAASFLIGFSGAASPGPMTASVLGLGGRQPGRFVAGLVAGHGIPEAIMVAAIAFGVRDVPHIDLIALLGSGVLVALGTMQFLRAGEAVPTAGETKTPVAFGLACTLGNPYWWVWWLTFGVGFLALHPAFVEFYVGHIGADIVWLGLLAFAVSRGANVLGPHYKKVVQASGLAMILFGLYFILTILFA
- a CDS encoding DUF5803 family protein; amino-acid sequence: MRAPHRDRRGSAFAALCLALILISAPAAAQEAVVRVLPDGTAYDASITVSGSEHAFWTPGMLGERVPLQVENLEVLDPSGPVEYQDAGRGVITFPEGNYTITYRAPVRDNHLVAAFDTPHAVTVALPGGFDVRNPLIGMVSPGAVISTGSNGTTEVAWDRINLVEVRFYTPEREILLTTFGTIWIAVAAVLILPLLISRRKEGE
- the thrC gene encoding threonine synthase, encoding MYRLVCVHCGATYSPDQIIYTCNRCGHLLTVEYDLDGIDVSRDEWNRRPLSVWRYRELLPVRGEPVSLQEGGTPLYHLKKIGKELGLPELYAKHEGMNPTGSFKDRGMTVGVSMARELGMTTVACASTGNTSASLAAYAAKGGIPCVVLLPAGKVALGKIAQALMHGARVISIRGNFDRALEMVHELCISHGLYLLNSVNPYRLEGQKTIGFEAIDQLGGEVPDRMVLPVGNAGNISAVYKGLRELETLGFIDRLPMMTGIQAAGSAPVVKAIEQNLEVLVPESAPETVATAIRIGAPVNAEKALVAIRATGGTAASVTDEEILAMQRDLARKEGIGVEPASAASVAGIRKLAELGLIDKDERIVCVVTGHLLKDPETVVRQCEPPTEIDADLPSLLSALR